The following are from one region of the Polaribacter marinaquae genome:
- a CDS encoding GNAT family N-acetyltransferase yields the protein MTTLEDRLKNPVWYALQETHNKFLIEYDGVQFYNPEINNFGSFFQANKTLDAADKYSKITDTFFFVSEKDTPAVHTDKIKLEKKINGCQMILDQLIEVDLIDEITPLTEKHIEEVYDLIWLVMPGFYQKRGFEMGKFFGIFKEGKLVAITGQRMQTNDFIEISSVVTHPNFTRRGLAKQLIYHTTKDILNDKKLPILHTNKGNAAIPLYEKLGFKYTRDMNWWLYKKL from the coding sequence ATGACTACACTAGAAGATAGATTAAAAAACCCTGTTTGGTACGCATTACAAGAAACACACAATAAATTTCTTATAGAATACGATGGCGTTCAATTTTACAATCCTGAAATAAATAATTTTGGTTCTTTTTTTCAAGCTAATAAAACATTAGATGCAGCAGACAAATACTCTAAAATAACAGATACTTTTTTCTTCGTTTCCGAAAAAGATACTCCCGCCGTTCATACTGATAAAATTAAACTAGAGAAAAAAATTAATGGTTGTCAAATGATTTTAGATCAATTAATAGAAGTTGATCTTATTGATGAGATTACACCTTTAACCGAAAAACACATAGAAGAAGTATATGACCTTATATGGTTAGTGATGCCTGGTTTTTACCAAAAGAGAGGTTTTGAAATGGGTAAATTTTTCGGAATTTTTAAGGAAGGAAAATTAGTAGCAATTACTGGCCAAAGGATGCAAACTAATGATTTTATAGAAATTAGTTCTGTTGTAACACATCCAAATTTTACAAGACGTGGTTTAGCAAAACAATTAATTTATCACACAACCAAAGATATTTTAAACGATAAAAAACTGCCTATTTTACATACAAACAAAGGCAATGCGGCAATACCCTTGTATGAAAAGCTAGGTTTTAAATATACTAGAGATATGAATTGGTGGCTTTACAAAAAGCTATAG